A stretch of Leucobacter aridicollis DNA encodes these proteins:
- a CDS encoding serine hydrolase domain-containing protein: MAALSMLAVVGLTLTACTSSEAGSGNSDQNSVSPELAAAVDDAVANALTLSGSTEAVVGVWQGDDKAYVRGYGEGVTAATTFRGAQASQPVMCALLLDLVGKDQLALGRQVSKDLPRQAGIADITYAQLCDQTSALADFKGGFTERFTNNPTRSWPEQELIANGLARSPLAWPGKNVYMSDTNAVVLDRAIRLNENRDTYDLLQSHVFGPTGMTSTSYPDSFSETEIPAGSMTPLTYPSSGNKPVCDAGVTEIEALSPTMIRGAGATLTTVTDLKDFYTKYLSGGFGGEKAAKHVTEFQPAKNPERDEEGNPKEEPDTAGTQIGFGIEKVGPLQGRAGAMTGSLTAAYADPATGLTVVVALNNSSAGAAFSQALAFQLAALSGAELPWSAEDQGGRLSELAVCQPEG; this comes from the coding sequence GTGGCGGCACTCAGCATGCTCGCTGTGGTCGGCCTCACCCTGACCGCCTGCACCAGCAGTGAAGCTGGTTCGGGAAACTCCGACCAGAACTCTGTGAGTCCCGAGCTCGCGGCTGCCGTCGACGATGCCGTCGCGAACGCACTGACGCTCAGCGGTTCGACCGAGGCTGTCGTCGGCGTCTGGCAGGGCGACGACAAGGCCTACGTTCGTGGCTACGGTGAGGGCGTCACCGCTGCGACAACGTTCCGTGGGGCCCAGGCGTCGCAGCCCGTGATGTGCGCGCTGCTGCTCGACCTCGTTGGTAAGGATCAGCTCGCGCTCGGCCGCCAGGTGTCGAAGGATCTGCCCCGCCAGGCGGGCATCGCCGACATCACCTACGCGCAGCTCTGCGACCAGACTTCGGCGCTCGCGGACTTCAAGGGCGGCTTCACCGAGCGCTTCACGAACAACCCCACCCGCTCGTGGCCCGAGCAGGAGCTCATCGCGAACGGCCTCGCCCGCTCGCCGCTCGCCTGGCCGGGCAAGAACGTCTACATGTCGGACACGAACGCGGTGGTCCTCGACCGCGCGATCCGGCTCAACGAGAACCGCGACACGTACGACCTGCTCCAGAGCCACGTGTTCGGGCCGACAGGCATGACGTCGACGTCGTACCCCGACAGCTTCTCGGAGACCGAGATTCCTGCCGGCAGCATGACGCCGCTCACCTACCCGAGCTCCGGCAACAAGCCCGTCTGCGATGCGGGTGTCACGGAGATCGAGGCACTCTCGCCGACGATGATCCGTGGCGCGGGCGCGACGCTCACCACGGTCACCGACCTGAAGGACTTCTACACCAAGTACCTCTCGGGCGGCTTCGGGGGCGAGAAGGCCGCGAAGCACGTGACCGAGTTCCAGCCGGCGAAGAACCCGGAGCGCGACGAAGAGGGCAACCCCAAGGAGGAGCCGGACACCGCCGGCACCCAGATCGGCTTCGGCATCGAGAAGGTCGGGCCACTGCAGGGTCGCGCTGGCGCGATGACCGGTTCGCTCACCGCGGCATACGCGGACCCCGCGACGGGGCTCACCGTCGTCGTCGCGTTGAACAACTCGTCAGCTGGCGCAGCGTTCTCGCAGGCGCTCGCGTTCCAGCTCGCGGCGCTGTCGGGCGCCGAGCTCCCGTGGTCGGCGGAGGATCAGGGCGGCCGCCTCTCCGAGCTCGCCGTCTGCCAGCCAGAGGGATAG
- a CDS encoding response regulator gives MTGVRAAGAPIRVLLVDDQALVRSGFRIILESEPDIEVVGEAETGAQAVALAATLAPDVICMDVEMPEMNGIDASRAILAAPGAASAVLVLTTFGHDEYLFDALAAGVSGFLLKTSRAEQLIDAVRVVAAGGSLLGPEVTGAVLARVRRAEAPSAAAPGAAATNADDALETAMTDAGLTPRERAVLVLLAEGRTNAEIAGELFLGEATVKTHVSNVLQKLEVRDRLQAVVWAHTRA, from the coding sequence ATGACCGGGGTCCGGGCCGCAGGCGCCCCCATCAGAGTGCTGCTCGTTGACGATCAGGCGCTCGTCCGCTCAGGATTTCGCATCATTCTCGAGTCGGAGCCAGACATCGAGGTCGTCGGCGAGGCCGAGACCGGCGCGCAGGCCGTCGCGCTGGCCGCTACGCTCGCCCCCGACGTGATCTGCATGGACGTCGAGATGCCCGAGATGAACGGGATCGACGCCTCTCGCGCGATCCTCGCGGCGCCCGGCGCAGCCTCTGCCGTGCTCGTGCTCACCACGTTCGGACACGACGAGTACCTGTTCGACGCACTCGCCGCCGGCGTGAGCGGCTTCCTGCTGAAAACGTCGCGCGCCGAGCAGCTCATCGACGCCGTGCGGGTCGTCGCGGCGGGCGGCTCGCTCCTCGGGCCCGAGGTCACCGGCGCCGTGCTCGCGCGGGTGCGCCGCGCCGAGGCTCCCAGCGCTGCGGCACCGGGCGCGGCCGCGACGAACGCTGACGACGCGCTCGAGACGGCGATGACAGACGCGGGCCTCACACCGCGTGAGCGCGCGGTGCTTGTGCTGCTCGCGGAGGGGCGCACGAACGCCGAGATCGCCGGCGAGCTGTTCCTCGGCGAGGCGACCGTGAAGACGCACGTGTCGAACGTGCTGCAGAAGCTTGAGGTGCGCGACAGACTCCAGGCCGTCGTCTGGGCGCACACGCGCGCGTAG
- a CDS encoding HU family DNA-binding protein, translating to MALNKTELVAKIAAETGQSQAAVSNVLDGLFAAVSETVAAGEKVSIPGWLSFETATTAARTGRNPRTGETIDIPAGKRVKVSVGSKLKAAVK from the coding sequence ATGGCACTCAACAAGACCGAGCTCGTCGCAAAGATCGCCGCTGAGACTGGCCAGAGCCAGGCAGCAGTTTCGAACGTGCTCGACGGCCTGTTCGCGGCTGTCTCCGAGACCGTCGCTGCAGGCGAGAAGGTTTCGATCCCCGGTTGGCTCTCGTTCGAGACCGCTACCACCGCTGCTCGCACCGGCCGCAACCCGCGCACCGGCGAGACCATTGACATCCCCGCTGGCAAGCGCGTCAAGGTGTCGGTTGGCTCGAAGCTCAAGGCTGCCGTGAAGTAG
- a CDS encoding sensor histidine kinase, whose amino-acid sequence MRDHPSPAAPTQWARPRPGRADLRGDALLAAALAIGATTTSLLYARTGIYEEKPALWVWILGLALCTLPLAARRIAPIPVALVVGAGFFVCGQFGVPEVLVVNICLFIAIYTVTAWEPRRTLAAWSLIAITAAMMIWLVVSLIIASSSTEDFLGAPRYGIFSAYATFAVIQIITNLLYFGGAIWFGLRAWRAARAATKLAAQGKELDLERQTSAAQAVALDRIAVARELHDVVAHHVSVMGIQAAAARRSLERDPGRAAAALAVVEESAHATVEELRRLVHTLRTPENEDSSSTVGIAQLSLLVEESQGAGVPTTLIVAGDPRPLPMLVDVALYRVVQEALTNVRKHAGRGAEAAVRLRFMDDAVEVEVTDDGIARRLTARGERASGAPAGTGLGLRGMRERVGAVGGAISAERREREGFMVRARVPLADRQVVAA is encoded by the coding sequence ATGAGAGACCATCCCTCCCCCGCGGCGCCCACGCAGTGGGCTCGGCCGCGACCGGGCCGCGCAGATCTGCGGGGCGACGCGCTCCTCGCGGCGGCGCTCGCGATCGGAGCGACCACGACGTCGCTGCTGTACGCGCGCACGGGAATCTACGAGGAGAAGCCCGCCCTGTGGGTCTGGATCCTCGGGCTCGCGCTCTGCACGCTCCCGCTCGCCGCCCGCCGGATCGCGCCGATCCCCGTTGCCCTCGTCGTCGGCGCCGGGTTCTTCGTATGCGGCCAGTTCGGCGTGCCGGAGGTGCTCGTCGTCAACATCTGCCTGTTCATCGCGATCTATACGGTGACCGCGTGGGAGCCGCGCCGGACGCTCGCCGCGTGGAGCCTCATCGCGATCACCGCCGCGATGATGATCTGGCTCGTCGTCTCCCTCATCATCGCGTCATCATCGACCGAGGACTTCCTTGGCGCCCCGCGCTACGGCATCTTCTCGGCGTATGCGACCTTCGCGGTCATCCAGATCATCACCAACCTGCTGTACTTCGGCGGCGCGATCTGGTTTGGGCTGCGCGCCTGGCGGGCCGCCCGCGCGGCCACGAAGCTCGCCGCGCAGGGCAAGGAGCTCGACCTCGAGCGCCAGACGAGCGCGGCGCAGGCCGTCGCACTCGACCGCATCGCCGTGGCCCGCGAGCTGCACGACGTCGTCGCGCACCACGTCTCCGTGATGGGGATCCAGGCCGCGGCCGCCAGGCGAAGCCTCGAGCGCGACCCCGGGAGAGCGGCAGCTGCCCTCGCGGTCGTCGAGGAGAGCGCGCACGCGACGGTCGAGGAGCTGCGCCGACTCGTGCACACGCTACGGACGCCGGAGAACGAGGACAGCTCGAGCACCGTCGGCATCGCGCAGCTCTCGCTGCTCGTCGAGGAGTCCCAGGGCGCGGGCGTGCCGACAACGCTCATCGTCGCGGGCGACCCGCGACCGCTGCCGATGCTCGTCGATGTCGCGCTCTACCGCGTCGTGCAGGAGGCGCTCACGAACGTGCGCAAGCACGCCGGGCGGGGCGCGGAGGCCGCGGTGCGGCTGCGCTTCATGGACGACGCCGTCGAGGTCGAGGTGACCGACGACGGCATCGCGCGGCGCCTCACGGCCCGCGGCGAGCGGGCTTCGGGCGCCCCGGCCGGCACGGGGCTCGGCCTGCGCGGCATGCGGGAGCGCGTCGGCGCCGTCGGCGGCGCGATCTCGGCCGAACGGCGAGAGCGCGAGGGGTTCATGGTGCGGGCCAGGGTCCCGCTCGCCGACCGACAGGTGGTTGCCGCATGA
- a CDS encoding DHA2 family efflux MFS transporter permease subunit: MRKNFTDPSEIRPWAALWTLVLGFFMILIDTTIVSVANPTIMKSLNTDMTATLWATSAYLLAYAVPLLITGRLGDRFGPRRVYLIGLTVFALSSLACGLAPTIETLVVARVFQGFGAALMTPQTMSVITRIFAPRERGQAMAVWGITAGVATLVGPILGGFLIDAVGWEWIFFINVPVAVVAFVLALKYVPRLETHAHRMDWLGVVLSAVGMFLVVFGIQEGENFDWGQIWGPISVWLLIGVGIVVLGLFVWWQHVQRGEPLLPLRIFRDRNFSVGTSTIITVGFAVTSMSMPLMFFFQLVRGLTPTQSALMLVPMAVISAALARPAGILIDRGDPRRIATAGLLLLAAGMLLYFVLLKPGTPLWLLLIPSAILGVANAGMWGPLSAITTFNLPLELAGAGSGVYNTSRQVGAVLGSASITALMASRLTAELGGGAEAGGAGGQLPPQVQDGFAAAMGQSLLLPVAVIAVGAALTLLFAPRPPRTGPVRVPEGPAASA, encoded by the coding sequence GTGCGCAAGAACTTTACTGACCCGTCAGAGATTCGCCCCTGGGCTGCACTCTGGACGCTCGTCCTCGGGTTCTTCATGATCCTCATCGACACGACGATCGTGTCGGTCGCGAACCCGACCATCATGAAGAGCCTCAACACCGACATGACCGCGACGCTGTGGGCAACGAGCGCCTACCTGCTCGCGTACGCGGTGCCGCTGCTCATCACCGGCCGGCTCGGCGACCGGTTTGGCCCGCGCCGCGTCTACCTCATCGGCCTCACGGTCTTCGCGCTCTCGTCCCTCGCGTGCGGGCTAGCCCCCACGATCGAGACCCTCGTCGTGGCGCGCGTCTTCCAGGGCTTCGGCGCGGCGCTCATGACGCCGCAGACGATGTCGGTCATCACGCGCATCTTCGCGCCCCGCGAGCGCGGTCAGGCGATGGCCGTGTGGGGGATCACCGCAGGCGTCGCGACGCTCGTCGGGCCGATCCTCGGCGGGTTCCTCATCGACGCTGTCGGCTGGGAGTGGATCTTCTTCATCAACGTGCCGGTCGCGGTCGTCGCGTTCGTGCTCGCCCTGAAGTACGTGCCGCGGCTCGAGACGCACGCGCATCGGATGGACTGGCTCGGCGTCGTGCTCAGCGCCGTCGGCATGTTCCTTGTCGTCTTCGGCATCCAGGAGGGCGAGAACTTCGACTGGGGCCAGATCTGGGGCCCGATCTCAGTCTGGCTCCTGATCGGCGTCGGCATCGTCGTGCTCGGACTGTTCGTCTGGTGGCAGCACGTGCAGCGCGGCGAGCCGCTCCTGCCGCTGCGCATCTTCCGCGACCGCAACTTCTCGGTCGGAACGTCGACGATCATCACCGTCGGATTCGCGGTCACGAGCATGAGCATGCCGCTGATGTTCTTCTTCCAGCTCGTGCGCGGCCTCACGCCGACCCAGTCCGCACTCATGCTCGTGCCGATGGCCGTGATCTCCGCGGCCCTCGCGCGGCCTGCGGGGATCCTGATCGACCGCGGCGACCCCCGCAGGATCGCGACGGCGGGACTGCTGCTGCTCGCGGCAGGCATGCTGCTGTACTTCGTGCTGCTGAAGCCGGGCACCCCGCTGTGGTTGCTGCTCATTCCGAGCGCGATTCTCGGCGTCGCGAACGCGGGGATGTGGGGGCCGCTGTCGGCGATCACCACGTTCAATCTGCCGCTCGAGCTCGCCGGCGCGGGGTCCGGGGTGTACAACACGAGCCGCCAGGTCGGCGCGGTGCTCGGCTCGGCGTCGATCACGGCGCTGATGGCCTCGCGGCTCACGGCCGAGCTCGGCGGGGGAGCCGAGGCGGGCGGCGCCGGCGGGCAGCTCCCGCCGCAGGTCCAGGACGGATTCGCCGCCGCGATGGGACAGTCGCTGCTGCTCCCGGTCGCGGTGATCGCGGTCGGCGCGGCGCTCACGCTGCTGTTCGCGCCGCGCCCGCCGCGGACCGGGCCGGTGCGCGTCCCTGAGGGGCCCGCGGCGTCGGCGTAG
- a CDS encoding ABC transporter permease — MTITMHRGSGPITTSRVFVGRSLRHSMRDGEGWLLAIVLPVMLMLLFTTVFGGAIAPGGGYVDFVVPGIIVLCSGFGAASVAVSVNRDITGGAMQRFRSLPITAAYCLVGHVTASVLRNLVATSLVLGVGLLVGFRPSAGPAEWLIALTLVLAWILAITVVFAAIGMLASTPEAANGYGFALLFLPYISSAFVPLETLPAWLQPIAAAQPVTPLTEAIRSLLLGGDPGAHAWFALAWCAGLIAAGATLVAWRFPRG; from the coding sequence ATGACCATCACCATGCACCGGGGCAGCGGCCCCATCACCACAAGCCGGGTATTCGTCGGACGCAGCCTGCGACACAGCATGCGCGATGGCGAGGGGTGGCTGCTCGCTATCGTGCTCCCCGTCATGCTCATGCTGCTGTTCACCACGGTGTTCGGCGGCGCGATCGCCCCTGGCGGCGGCTACGTCGATTTCGTCGTGCCCGGCATCATCGTCCTGTGCTCCGGCTTCGGCGCGGCCTCCGTCGCGGTTTCGGTCAACCGCGACATCACCGGAGGGGCAATGCAGCGGTTCCGGAGCCTGCCAATTACCGCGGCGTACTGCCTCGTCGGGCACGTCACCGCGAGCGTGCTGCGCAACCTCGTTGCGACATCACTCGTGCTCGGTGTCGGCCTCCTCGTCGGGTTTCGTCCATCGGCAGGCCCCGCCGAGTGGCTGATCGCACTCACGCTCGTGCTCGCGTGGATCCTCGCCATCACCGTCGTGTTCGCCGCGATCGGCATGCTCGCCTCGACGCCTGAGGCGGCGAACGGCTACGGCTTTGCTCTGCTGTTCCTGCCGTACATTTCCAGCGCCTTTGTCCCCTTGGAGACGCTTCCCGCCTGGCTACAGCCAATCGCCGCCGCGCAACCGGTCACTCCCCTCACCGAGGCGATCCGTTCGCTGCTCCTCGGAGGCGATCCTGGCGCCCACGCGTGGTTCGCGCTCGCCTGGTGCGCCGGGCTCATCGCGGCAGGAGCCACACTCGTCGCCTGGCGGTTCCCCCGCGGGTAG
- the rpsN gene encoding 30S ribosomal protein S14: MAKKSMIAKNKQRQAIVARYAEKRLELKKALIDPNGTDESREAARVGLQKLPRNASPVRVRSRDVIDGRPRGVLTKYGVSRVRFRDMAHRGELPGITKSSW; the protein is encoded by the coding sequence ATGGCTAAGAAGAGCATGATTGCGAAGAACAAGCAGCGCCAGGCGATTGTTGCGCGTTACGCTGAGAAGCGTCTCGAGCTCAAGAAGGCGCTCATTGACCCCAACGGCACCGATGAGAGCCGCGAGGCTGCTCGTGTCGGCCTGCAGAAGCTTCCCCGCAACGCGTCGCCCGTACGCGTTCGGAGCCGCGACGTCATCGACGGCCGTCCCCGTGGCGTGCTGACGAAGTACGGTGTTTCGCGTGTTCGCTTCCGCGACATGGCTCACCGTGGCGAGCTCCCCGGCATCACCAAGTCGAGCTGGTAA
- a CDS encoding ABC transporter permease → MTDTLQPTTSHRQLSAPQGAWIVAEREIMTRLRSKAFLISTAILLLVVLAGVVIGGLVSQNGGFGGPTKIAVAEGTLSGETASGLAEGFEVTEVADRAAAEQLVRDGDVEAAIVAGGDSSVGLTVIANDSPPGSLVQALSASPTVELLDPSETSFMLGYLIAMGFGMVFYMTALTFGTTIAQSVVEEKQTRIVEILLATISARTMLAGKILGNSILALGTVVATVALAAVGMLATGQDILLGELGTALIWFGILFAFGFVLLAAMYAAAAALVSRQEDIGSVTSPVMMLVMIPFFLIIFFFDNPQVLTVMSYVPFSAPTAMPMRLYFGDAAWWEPIVSLGVLLVSIGIVLWAGSRIYENSIMRTGARVKLADAIKG, encoded by the coding sequence ATGACCGACACGTTGCAGCCGACCACCAGCCACCGGCAGCTCAGCGCGCCCCAGGGCGCTTGGATCGTCGCCGAACGCGAGATCATGACGCGCCTGCGCAGCAAGGCCTTCCTCATCTCGACGGCGATCCTGCTGCTCGTCGTGCTCGCGGGCGTCGTCATCGGCGGCCTCGTCTCCCAGAACGGCGGCTTCGGCGGACCGACGAAGATCGCCGTCGCCGAGGGCACACTGTCCGGCGAGACGGCGAGCGGGCTCGCCGAAGGCTTCGAGGTGACCGAGGTCGCTGACCGAGCCGCCGCCGAGCAGCTCGTACGCGACGGTGACGTCGAGGCCGCGATCGTTGCGGGCGGCGACTCCTCAGTCGGCCTGACCGTCATCGCGAACGACAGTCCGCCCGGCAGCCTCGTCCAGGCCCTGTCGGCCTCGCCGACCGTCGAGCTGCTCGACCCGAGCGAGACGAGCTTCATGCTCGGCTACCTCATCGCGATGGGCTTCGGCATGGTGTTCTACATGACCGCGCTGACCTTCGGCACGACGATCGCGCAGAGCGTCGTCGAGGAGAAGCAGACGCGCATCGTCGAGATCCTGCTCGCCACGATCTCCGCGCGCACCATGCTCGCCGGCAAGATTCTCGGCAACAGCATCCTCGCCCTCGGCACGGTCGTCGCGACGGTCGCGCTCGCCGCCGTCGGCATGCTCGCCACCGGGCAGGACATTCTGCTCGGCGAGCTCGGGACGGCGCTCATCTGGTTCGGGATCCTCTTCGCCTTCGGCTTTGTGCTCCTCGCGGCAATGTACGCGGCGGCGGCCGCGCTCGTCTCTCGCCAGGAGGACATCGGCTCGGTGACGAGCCCGGTGATGATGCTCGTGATGATCCCGTTCTTCCTGATCATCTTCTTCTTCGACAACCCGCAGGTCCTCACGGTGATGAGCTACGTGCCATTCTCCGCACCCACCGCGATGCCCATGCGGCTGTACTTCGGGGACGCGGCCTGGTGGGAGCCGATCGTGTCGCTCGGCGTGCTGCTGGTCTCGATCGGGATCGTGTTGTGGGCCGGCTCGCGGATCTACGAGAACTCGATCATGCGCACGGGTGCCCGCGTGAAGCTCGCTGACGCGATCAAGGGCTAA
- a CDS encoding rhodanese-related sulfurtransferase, with product MSHPKILLYYAFAPIADPEAVMLWQRELCESLGLRGRIIISKHGINGTVGGEIDACKQYLKRTREYGPFSGLEVKWSEGSGFAATTPTVLKGVDRTVPWQAISDFPKLSVKVRDELVAFGIPEETVVDESGVVGGGVHLSPEKVNELVAERGDDVVFFDGRNAWEAEVGKFKGAIVPDVRTTHDFIAQIESGAFDDIKGKPIVTYCTGGIRCEILSAAMVARGFEEVYQIDGGIVRYGEAFGNDGLWEGSLAVFDGRETMDFAPGAAVIGVCADCGAPTANLVDCAEGSCRTRFVACASHEAPRCEAHQLAVA from the coding sequence GTGAGCCACCCAAAGATCCTGCTGTACTACGCGTTCGCCCCCATCGCCGACCCCGAGGCCGTGATGCTGTGGCAGCGCGAACTCTGCGAGTCGCTCGGACTGCGCGGCCGCATCATCATCTCGAAGCACGGCATCAACGGCACCGTCGGCGGCGAAATCGACGCCTGCAAGCAGTACCTCAAGCGCACCCGCGAGTACGGCCCGTTCTCGGGCCTCGAGGTGAAATGGAGCGAGGGCAGCGGATTCGCCGCGACGACCCCCACCGTGCTGAAGGGTGTCGACCGCACCGTGCCGTGGCAGGCGATCTCCGACTTCCCGAAGCTCAGCGTGAAGGTCCGCGATGAGCTCGTCGCGTTCGGCATCCCCGAGGAGACCGTCGTCGACGAGTCGGGCGTGGTGGGCGGCGGCGTCCACCTCTCGCCCGAGAAGGTGAACGAGCTCGTCGCCGAGCGCGGCGACGACGTCGTATTCTTCGACGGCCGCAACGCCTGGGAGGCTGAGGTCGGGAAGTTCAAGGGCGCTATCGTGCCCGACGTGCGCACCACCCACGACTTCATCGCGCAGATCGAATCCGGTGCGTTCGACGACATCAAGGGCAAGCCCATCGTCACCTACTGCACCGGCGGCATTCGCTGCGAGATCCTCTCCGCCGCCATGGTCGCGCGCGGCTTCGAGGAGGTCTACCAGATCGACGGTGGCATCGTCCGCTACGGCGAGGCCTTCGGCAACGACGGACTGTGGGAGGGCTCGCTCGCCGTGTTCGACGGCCGCGAAACGATGGACTTCGCGCCGGGCGCGGCAGTGATCGGCGTCTGCGCAGACTGCGGCGCCCCCACCGCCAACCTCGTCGACTGCGCCGAGGGCTCCTGCCGGACGCGCTTCGTCGCCTGCGCCTCGCACGAGGCGCCGCGCTGCGAGGCGCACCAGCTCGCGGTCGCCTAA
- a CDS encoding biliverdin-producing heme oxygenase produces MNDDHVDDSLLIAKAFGYPEATASTMVGLDEHAGMWRVTDAQGEHDLRVEWPTSPITERPQVRRQVVELYKAACAKLGVPARDEHQPSGGHEHGGHGHGEHPHGHGGEHPHGHGGANPHAHGGANPHAAEPESDGPKPFSRVIRESSWSDHSDSEGANFMEDIMRGVATKQDYIDLVAQHFFMYEALEEAAQQLSADPAHAALHPAALVRLGTLEVDLEHLLGANWRDEIRPVPASAEYAARIREVAAEGWLAGIVAHHYTRYLGDLSGGQIIAKRVARQHGFDGAGIEFYNFEALGDLKAFKETYRDGLDSLGASLSADEQQRMIEEVRVAYAFNTAVFVDLAKQKAAA; encoded by the coding sequence ATGAATGACGACCACGTTGATGACAGTTTGCTCATCGCGAAGGCATTCGGCTACCCGGAGGCGACTGCGAGCACGATGGTAGGACTTGATGAGCACGCCGGAATGTGGCGCGTGACCGATGCACAGGGCGAGCACGACCTGCGCGTCGAATGGCCCACCTCACCGATCACCGAGCGCCCCCAGGTGCGCCGCCAGGTGGTCGAGCTGTACAAGGCTGCCTGCGCAAAGCTTGGCGTGCCTGCCCGCGACGAGCACCAGCCCTCCGGCGGCCACGAGCACGGCGGCCACGGCCACGGCGAGCACCCGCACGGTCACGGCGGCGAGCACCCGCACGGCCACGGCGGAGCGAACCCGCACGCGCACGGCGGGGCGAACCCGCACGCGGCCGAGCCCGAGTCCGACGGCCCGAAGCCGTTCTCGCGGGTGATCCGCGAGAGCTCGTGGTCCGATCACTCGGACAGCGAGGGCGCGAACTTCATGGAGGACATCATGCGTGGTGTCGCGACGAAGCAGGACTACATCGACCTCGTCGCCCAGCACTTCTTCATGTACGAGGCGCTGGAGGAAGCCGCACAGCAGCTCTCCGCCGATCCCGCCCACGCTGCCCTGCACCCCGCGGCACTGGTGCGCCTCGGAACCCTCGAGGTTGACCTCGAGCACCTGCTCGGCGCGAACTGGCGGGACGAGATTCGCCCGGTGCCCGCGAGCGCCGAGTACGCGGCCCGCATCCGCGAGGTCGCCGCTGAGGGCTGGCTTGCCGGGATCGTCGCGCATCACTACACCCGCTACCTCGGCGACCTGTCCGGTGGCCAGATCATCGCGAAGCGCGTCGCCCGCCAGCACGGCTTCGACGGCGCTGGCATCGAGTTCTACAACTTCGAAGCCCTCGGCGACCTGAAGGCGTTCAAGGAGACGTACCGTGACGGCCTCGACAGCCTGGGGGCGTCGCTCAGCGCGGACGAGCAGCAGCGGATGATCGAAGAGGTCCGCGTCGCCTACGCGTTCAACACTGCAGTGTTCGTCGACCTCGCCAAGCAGAAGGCGGCCGCCTAG
- the rpmB gene encoding 50S ribosomal protein L28 has translation MAAVCQVTGAVPGFGHNISHSHRRTKRRFDPNIQKKTYFVPSLGRKVTLTLSAKGIKVIDARGIEAVVADLKKRGVKF, from the coding sequence ATGGCAGCAGTGTGCCAGGTGACCGGCGCCGTTCCCGGCTTCGGACACAACATTTCGCACTCGCACCGTCGCACCAAGCGTCGGTTCGATCCGAACATCCAGAAGAAGACCTACTTCGTGCCCTCGCTCGGCCGCAAGGTGACTCTCACCCTGTCGGCTAAGGGCATCAAGGTTATCGATGCCCGTGGCATCGAGGCTGTGGTCGCTGACCTGAAGAAGCGTGGGGTGAAGTTCTAA
- a CDS encoding ABC transporter ATP-binding protein: MIDIVGISRSFGDRKVLDNVSFRVESGRMTGFVGANGAGKTTTMRILLGVLSADSGTVSLNGVPITAGDRARIGYMPEERGLYPKMAVLDQLVYLGRLHGMSTAAARESATALLDRLGLAERASDNLESLSLGNQQRAQIAAALVHEPIALVLDEPFSGLDPMAVEVVLGVLQDYAAKGAPVLFSSHQLDIVERLCDDVVVIGGGQIRAQGSREGLRAEHAGRVFELELAGPAADAGWVREQPGVSVTHLDGGFARFDADSDAAAQAVLALAVQRDATVVKSFAPVTPSLAQIFKEVVR, from the coding sequence ATGATTGACATCGTAGGAATTTCCCGCAGCTTCGGTGACCGCAAGGTGCTCGACAACGTGAGCTTCCGCGTCGAGAGCGGCAGGATGACTGGCTTCGTCGGCGCGAATGGCGCTGGCAAGACGACGACAATGCGGATCCTGCTCGGCGTGCTTTCGGCCGACAGCGGCACGGTGAGCCTGAACGGGGTGCCCATCACCGCGGGCGACCGCGCGCGCATCGGTTACATGCCGGAGGAGCGCGGGCTGTACCCGAAGATGGCCGTGCTCGATCAGCTCGTCTACCTCGGCCGCCTGCACGGCATGTCGACGGCGGCGGCGCGCGAGTCGGCGACGGCGCTGCTCGACAGGCTCGGCCTCGCCGAGCGCGCGAGCGACAACCTAGAGAGCCTGTCGCTCGGCAACCAGCAGCGCGCCCAGATCGCCGCCGCACTCGTCCACGAGCCGATCGCGCTCGTACTCGACGAGCCGTTCTCGGGCCTCGACCCGATGGCGGTCGAGGTCGTGCTCGGCGTGCTGCAGGACTACGCGGCGAAGGGCGCCCCCGTGCTCTTCTCGTCCCACCAGCTCGACATCGTCGAACGGCTTTGCGACGACGTTGTCGTCATCGGCGGCGGCCAGATCCGCGCGCAGGGCTCCCGCGAGGGCCTCCGCGCTGAGCATGCCGGTCGCGTGTTCGAGCTCGAGCTCGCCGGGCCAGCGGCAGACGCCGGCTGGGTTCGCGAGCAGCCTGGCGTTTCCGTGACGCACCTCGACGGCGGGTTCGCGCGGTTCGACGCCGACAGCGACGCCGCAGCGCAGGCCGTGCTCGCGCTCGCCGTGCAGCGCGACGCCACCGTCGTGAAGAGCTTCGCCCCCGTCACCCCGTCACTCGCACAGATCTTCAAGGAGGTAGTCCGATGA
- the rpmG gene encoding 50S ribosomal protein L33, which translates to MAKDKDVRPIIKLRSTAGTGYTYVTKKNRRNTPDRLVLKKYDPVIRKHVEFREER; encoded by the coding sequence ATGGCTAAGGATAAGGACGTACGTCCGATCATCAAGCTCCGTTCGACGGCAGGCACCGGTTACACCTACGTGACCAAGAAGAACCGTCGCAACACCCCCGATCGCCTCGTGCTCAAGAAGTACGATCCGGTTATCCGTAAGCACGTCGAATTCCGAGAGGAGCGCTAA